One part of the Salinivirga cyanobacteriivorans genome encodes these proteins:
- a CDS encoding IS256 family transposase — translation MMFTKKQTEEVLSKFISRENGLHDVMEMVLNAMMYSEREAFLSGAKSNKGNGYRPLSALGHGHQLELQVPRDRLSQFTPKILAIFREQESYLKEVSFKLYSKGLTTRDISSVMDTIYGGHYSKSKISDISTSFYDQMQAWRNRELDSHYLALYIDGLHVKLKRGNKYETECFYIILGLREDFKREVISIVNFPVESANSWEIIFDQIKARGIETVGIIISDALSGIDKSIAKKFSCPHQKCILHLQRNLLSYVRMSDKKEVANDFREVLSAADPHHNKAIAVSKFKEFKEKWRKKYRSFGQYLDNLDIYPYLTFLDYDVRIRRMLYTTNWIERFNKSARRTLKIRGALPSEEAVLSLITSVAKEQTEGHYSYPIYNFRYEEKLLANKY, via the coding sequence ATGATGTTTACAAAGAAACAAACAGAAGAAGTATTAAGCAAGTTTATTTCACGAGAAAATGGTCTTCATGATGTAATGGAGATGGTCTTAAATGCAATGATGTATTCAGAACGGGAAGCCTTTCTGTCAGGAGCAAAAAGCAACAAGGGAAATGGTTACAGACCCCTAAGTGCCTTAGGTCATGGACACCAACTTGAGCTGCAAGTCCCTAGAGATCGCTTAAGTCAATTTACTCCAAAAATATTAGCTATATTTCGAGAACAAGAATCTTACTTAAAAGAAGTCTCCTTTAAGCTATATTCAAAAGGTTTAACCACGCGTGATATATCCTCAGTCATGGATACCATTTATGGCGGACATTATAGTAAAAGTAAGATTAGTGATATTAGTACCAGTTTTTATGATCAAATGCAAGCATGGAGAAACAGAGAACTGGACTCCCATTATCTTGCACTTTATATTGACGGCCTTCATGTAAAATTAAAAAGAGGAAATAAATATGAAACAGAATGTTTTTATATCATTCTTGGCTTGCGTGAAGATTTTAAGCGAGAAGTCATATCTATCGTTAATTTTCCCGTAGAATCAGCTAATTCATGGGAAATAATATTTGATCAAATCAAAGCAAGAGGAATAGAGACTGTTGGTATTATAATATCAGACGCTCTAAGCGGTATTGATAAGAGCATAGCAAAAAAATTTAGTTGCCCGCATCAGAAATGCATTTTACACTTGCAACGTAACCTATTAAGTTATGTCCGCATGAGTGATAAAAAAGAGGTTGCTAATGACTTTAGAGAAGTTCTCAGTGCTGCTGATCCGCACCATAACAAAGCTATAGCTGTGTCAAAATTTAAAGAATTTAAAGAAAAATGGCGAAAGAAATACAGGTCTTTTGGGCAATATCTTGATAACCTGGATATTTACCCATATTTAACCTTTTTAGATTACGATGTCAGAATACGTCGTATGCTTTATACGACCAACTGGATAGAGCGATTTAATAAAAGCGCCAGAAGAACATTGAAAATAAGAGGTGCATTACCATCTGAAGAGGCAGTTCTATCACTGATAACAAGTGTGGCAAAAGAACAAACAGAGGGTCATTACTCATATCCTATTTATAATTTTAGATATGAAGAAAAACTATTAGCAAACAAATATTAA
- a CDS encoding TonB-dependent receptor, protein MLKHLFIALAIFANFSGLSQNVEGWIFDGEYDNEKIPLVGANVYWIHQNTGTTTDQNGYFSLKKNEETNTLVVSFVGYSNDTLKITGSKTVQHKLYPGQKLTEVTIEERVKPTAISKINPRLAQTISSKELNRFACCNLSESFETNASVDVSYSDAVSGVKQIRLLGLDGRYSQLMLENIPILRGAETAFGLDYIPGTWMERIHVSKGSSAVKNGYESVTGQINIQYKEPMGDEKLHFYTYANQDGKIEGNLGYAYEISEHWATSVLAHAGTHVRKMDMNDDGFLDKPLTDISSFMNRWQYTGKQVEGKFGLSFLSESREGGQKDFDHSKTRNEQSAYGIGIDVRKVHGFSKVGFLLERSQTSIGTIASFNYFDRNSFYGNRNFNTEQLNLYTNLIFQTYLFNTSHSYNTGVSFTYDRNNTLFQDSTFNINNTVPGLFLEYNYKPTVRTTIMAGMRYDYSSIHGGFYTPRIHVKHDLIEYLTFRGSVGKGHRSAYAISENSNLLASARTFVFEEEIDQEEAWNYGSSLVTDFPLFGRDMTFSVEYFFTQFLNKMVVDLDQDDQAVHFYNLDGKAYARSFQTEIMIEPFERFDLTAAFRLTDVQTQYAGGMKQEPYIQNYKGLISAGYSTNMNKWKFDATVQFHGLSRLPGSYEENAEQYDIDSPKPFINVIAQVTKNYRFWSFYIGVENLTDFTQERAIVDVQNPFGNDFDASTVWGPLYGRMFYAGIKYILIK, encoded by the coding sequence ATGCTAAAACATCTTTTTATCGCTTTAGCGATATTTGCAAACTTTTCAGGCCTTTCACAAAACGTTGAAGGATGGATTTTTGATGGAGAATATGACAATGAAAAAATACCCCTGGTTGGTGCTAATGTATATTGGATACATCAAAATACAGGCACTACCACTGACCAAAACGGCTATTTCAGTCTGAAAAAAAATGAAGAAACAAATACCTTGGTAGTTAGCTTTGTAGGTTACAGCAATGACACCTTAAAAATAACCGGAAGTAAAACCGTACAACACAAGCTTTACCCTGGACAGAAACTTACGGAAGTAACTATTGAGGAACGGGTAAAACCAACAGCCATTTCGAAAATCAATCCCCGGTTGGCGCAAACAATTAGTAGCAAAGAACTCAATAGGTTTGCATGTTGTAACCTTTCTGAGAGTTTTGAAACCAATGCCTCGGTAGATGTGTCATATTCCGATGCTGTTTCGGGAGTGAAGCAAATCAGGCTTTTGGGACTTGATGGCCGGTATTCGCAGTTGATGCTTGAAAATATTCCCATTTTGAGAGGTGCAGAAACAGCTTTTGGACTCGACTATATTCCCGGTACATGGATGGAGCGTATTCATGTATCGAAAGGCTCATCAGCCGTAAAGAACGGATATGAGTCTGTCACAGGGCAGATCAATATTCAGTACAAAGAACCCATGGGTGATGAGAAGTTGCATTTTTACACCTATGCGAATCAGGATGGAAAGATTGAAGGTAACCTGGGATATGCTTACGAAATCTCAGAGCACTGGGCTACATCGGTGCTGGCTCATGCCGGCACTCATGTACGCAAAATGGATATGAATGACGATGGTTTCCTTGACAAACCGTTGACCGATATTTCGAGCTTTATGAACCGCTGGCAATACACCGGCAAGCAGGTAGAAGGAAAATTTGGTCTTAGTTTTCTGTCCGAATCACGTGAGGGCGGACAGAAGGATTTTGATCACAGTAAGACCCGGAACGAGCAGAGTGCCTATGGTATTGGAATTGATGTGCGCAAGGTTCATGGTTTCTCAAAAGTTGGTTTCCTGCTCGAACGGTCACAAACAAGCATTGGGACTATTGCCTCTTTTAATTACTTTGACCGCAATTCATTTTATGGAAACCGCAATTTCAATACAGAGCAATTAAATCTTTACACCAACCTGATTTTTCAAACTTATTTGTTCAATACTTCGCATTCTTACAATACAGGCGTTAGTTTTACCTATGACCGGAATAATACCCTTTTCCAGGACTCTACGTTTAATATAAACAACACGGTTCCCGGGTTATTTCTGGAGTACAATTACAAACCTACAGTACGCACAACGATTATGGCCGGAATGCGTTATGACTATAGCTCAATTCATGGAGGATTCTACACCCCTCGAATTCATGTAAAACACGATTTAATTGAGTATCTTACATTCAGGGGAAGTGTGGGTAAAGGTCATCGCAGTGCATATGCCATCAGTGAAAACTCCAATTTGCTGGCCAGCGCCAGAACTTTTGTTTTTGAGGAGGAAATTGATCAGGAGGAAGCCTGGAATTATGGATCAAGCCTGGTGACAGACTTCCCGCTCTTTGGACGAGATATGACCTTTTCTGTGGAATACTTTTTTACACAGTTTTTGAATAAAATGGTGGTAGACCTTGATCAGGACGACCAGGCTGTACATTTCTACAACCTGGACGGAAAAGCCTACGCCAGGAGCTTTCAGACTGAAATCATGATAGAGCCATTTGAGCGTTTTGATTTGACCGCTGCATTCCGTTTGACCGATGTGCAAACCCAATACGCTGGTGGAATGAAACAGGAGCCTTATATCCAAAACTATAAAGGTCTTATTTCAGCCGGATACAGCACTAACATGAACAAGTGGAAGTTTGACGCCACTGTTCAGTTTCATGGACTGTCAAGGTTGCCTGGATCATACGAAGAGAACGCAGAGCAATACGATATCGATTCCCCTAAGCCATTTATCAACGTGATTGCACAGGTAACCAAGAATTACAGGTTCTGGAGTTTTTACATAGGAGTGGAGAATCTTACAGATTTCACCCAGGAGCGTGCCATTGTGGATGTTCAGAACCCGTTTGGTAATGATTTTGACGCATCCACGGTTTGGGGACCACTTTATGGTAGAATGTTTTATGCAGGAATCAAATACATTTTAATCAAATAA
- a CDS encoding patatin-like phospholipase family protein: MANQQINLHFVLGGAVSAGAYTAGVLDFLIDRLKEFMSMPETERKHDVKIKSVAGASAGGMCGAILANGIAKGWPYKPNSSAMYKAWVEEIDIQKLSGLSDLKNGKVTSLLNGDPIQKIAKDALGDMEKQRAKLPDFVHKDFKLILSITNTKGLSYAVNFINPNVDKPYFITNHRDYFKFCFKKNDDPEYIVLNNKSGWNTLQNAAVATGAFPIGLPPVSISRPSELYKNRLKNTGLKPFNIDGEVFTYSGIDGGTVDNEPLDQVRKLIKDENDLVIFIDPFPSERKENKGDDIINQLGRLYTVFRNQSAFKPNEIEPFIPGTDNHQSKFNGFFIAPNRPDSDKDDLQVAGGAFNAFGGFFHQSFRQYDYILGKRNCQKFLKDHFKIPNTDNLVIQSPPGEEIEPELWPSISRKEFKIITKPLTRRIRKVIRLQIGGGMGRIASFITRFLKIRKKISKSFSVHNLISK; encoded by the coding sequence ATGGCTAACCAGCAAATCAATCTGCATTTTGTACTTGGTGGAGCTGTTTCTGCCGGAGCGTACACTGCCGGGGTACTCGACTTCCTCATTGATCGATTAAAAGAATTCATGTCCATGCCCGAAACTGAACGAAAACACGATGTAAAAATAAAATCAGTAGCCGGCGCCTCTGCCGGGGGCATGTGCGGTGCCATACTCGCCAATGGCATTGCCAAAGGATGGCCCTATAAACCAAATTCCAGTGCAATGTATAAGGCATGGGTGGAAGAAATAGACATACAGAAACTTTCAGGCCTTAGCGACCTCAAAAACGGAAAAGTGACCTCATTGCTCAATGGAGATCCCATTCAGAAAATTGCGAAAGATGCATTGGGTGATATGGAAAAACAACGCGCAAAGTTGCCTGATTTTGTTCATAAAGACTTTAAACTCATATTAAGTATAACCAATACAAAAGGTTTAAGTTACGCAGTAAATTTTATCAATCCCAATGTGGATAAACCATATTTTATCACCAATCACCGAGATTATTTCAAGTTTTGCTTTAAAAAAAATGATGATCCGGAATACATTGTTCTTAATAACAAAAGCGGCTGGAATACACTTCAAAATGCTGCAGTGGCCACCGGAGCTTTTCCTATTGGTCTCCCCCCTGTGAGCATTAGCAGACCATCTGAACTGTATAAGAACAGATTGAAAAACACCGGACTCAAACCATTCAATATCGATGGAGAAGTTTTTACTTATTCAGGTATTGATGGGGGAACTGTCGACAATGAACCCCTGGATCAGGTAAGAAAACTCATAAAAGATGAAAACGACCTGGTAATTTTCATAGACCCTTTTCCAAGTGAGCGTAAAGAAAACAAAGGTGACGATATAATAAACCAGTTAGGACGGTTATATACCGTTTTTAGAAATCAGTCAGCATTCAAACCCAACGAGATTGAACCTTTTATTCCTGGTACTGACAACCACCAGAGCAAATTTAATGGGTTTTTTATTGCTCCAAACCGGCCAGATAGCGATAAAGACGACTTACAGGTTGCCGGTGGGGCATTTAATGCTTTTGGTGGCTTTTTTCATCAAAGTTTTCGTCAATATGATTACATTCTTGGAAAACGAAATTGCCAAAAGTTCCTCAAGGACCATTTTAAAATCCCCAACACAGATAACCTTGTGATCCAATCCCCCCCTGGCGAAGAAATCGAACCGGAATTATGGCCCTCTATTAGTCGAAAAGAATTTAAAATAATCACAAAACCCCTGACGCGGCGCATTAGAAAAGTTATACGCTTACAAATTGGTGGTGGTATGGGTAGAATTGCCTCTTTTATTACGCGCTTTTTAAAAATTAGAAAGAAAATCAGCAAAAGTTTTTCAGTTCATAACTTAATTAGTAAGTAA
- a CDS encoding ECF-type sigma factor: MGQANITSLLNNYRKGREGADNELYSAVYSELKKTARSVRRQWNGNATMNTTSLVHEAYLKIDPEKVDWQNRLHFFYIAGKAMRQILYNYAEKKKALKRGAANKQSMDTKEEGIIIALDEKSFFEIYSLENILKQLEKHDNVYGKIIECRFYSGMTIEETSLVLEISKATVKRKWNFARTWLYRELKRTS, from the coding sequence ATGGGCCAAGCTAATATTACCTCATTGCTAAACAATTATAGAAAAGGTCGAGAAGGAGCTGACAACGAATTATACTCGGCGGTATATTCGGAGTTAAAAAAGACAGCCCGTTCTGTAAGGAGGCAATGGAATGGAAATGCTACAATGAATACCACATCGCTTGTTCATGAGGCTTATTTAAAAATAGACCCGGAAAAGGTGGATTGGCAAAACCGTCTACATTTTTTCTATATCGCAGGTAAGGCCATGCGGCAAATACTGTACAATTATGCCGAGAAAAAAAAGGCATTAAAACGAGGAGCGGCTAATAAACAATCAATGGATACAAAAGAAGAGGGCATAATAATAGCACTCGATGAAAAGTCATTCTTTGAGATTTATAGTTTAGAGAATATTCTTAAGCAATTAGAAAAGCATGATAACGTGTACGGAAAAATAATTGAATGCCGCTTTTATAGTGGTATGACAATAGAAGAAACATCCCTGGTACTTGAAATATCCAAGGCAACGGTAAAGCGTAAATGGAATTTTGCACGTACCTGGTTGTATAGGGAATTAAAACGCACCTCGTAA
- a CDS encoding heavy-metal-associated domain-containing protein — protein sequence MKKIIQFFVLLLLVTASVSAQAQKNTKFQTTTFSCNLDCPTCETKIMKSIPYERGIKDVEVDFPNKEVTVKYKRSKNSDDELIKAFKELGYKAVVKNVEDEPKPESEKTKW from the coding sequence ATGAAAAAAATAATTCAATTTTTCGTGCTATTATTGCTTGTGACCGCTTCAGTGAGTGCACAGGCACAGAAAAATACAAAGTTTCAAACTACAACATTCTCATGTAACCTTGATTGCCCAACTTGTGAAACCAAGATAATGAAAAGCATACCTTATGAACGAGGAATTAAAGATGTTGAAGTAGATTTTCCTAATAAGGAAGTAACAGTAAAGTATAAAAGATCAAAAAATAGTGACGATGAATTAATTAAGGCATTCAAAGAGCTTGGCTATAAGGCAGTTGTTAAAAACGTAGAGGATGAGCCTAAACCGGAATCCGAAAAGACTAAATGGTAG